The Babylonia areolata isolate BAREFJ2019XMU chromosome 24, ASM4173473v1, whole genome shotgun sequence genomic interval TAATTACCTTTGTTTATATTGTCTAATCACGTGTGAAAAgttcagtgaaagaaagccaaccactctctttttcattttgaggaggttttttttttcttacttactTCATAAGACATTTTTTAAGCAAGTTTCTTTGTCTTGCAGAAGGATCTAAAGGAGAAGGCAGAACAAGCAGCTCAAGCAGCCAAACAATTTTCTGATATATTTTATGAGTGTTTTGACAAGAAAAGACATGTAAGTATAATTCATGTATATAACTGTTGATATTTGGTTTTTAAGAAAAATGAGAAATTTGTTTCCGCTTCATTTACATTTGACTCCTGAAAGTTCTctgtaaaatgtttgtgtgtgagagagagggagagagagagcaaatatttTCACAGcctgtatatatgtgtatctgcatatatatgtatctttgcATACTGTATTTTCTTAGTGTATGGTTGTATCACTGTGTGTATTTGAAAATTATTGAATTTGAGGTCACTGTGCATAGGCCCTCAAGAACCTTTACCTGGACTCAGCCACCATGGTGTGGAATGGACAAGCAGTGAGCGGGAAAGACAGCATCATTAAATTCCTGGAAGATCTTCCCACCTCCATCACTATTCTGAACAGTCTTGACAGTCAGCCTGTTGACGGTAGGGATGTGGATATGTGCATGTGCAGGCATGGGATTGcagagatgtgtgtatgtaaaactATAGAAAATCTATGAAACTGGGAGCTTTTGTGAATTACCTAAATTAATCAGAAAACATTTATTTTGCCACTAATAGTACTAATACCACACTTTACATGGAATGGCAGAAGCTGTCAGGGTTCTcatgattatttttattattattttt includes:
- the LOC143298482 gene encoding NTF2-related export protein 2-like, which gives rise to MAPPEKDLKEKAEQAAQAAKQFSDIFYECFDKKRHALKNLYLDSATMVWNGQAVSGKDSIIKFLEDLPTSITILNSLDSQPVDESAFENQTTIVVTSFGKVQFTDNKAKSFYQTFLLSSKDNVWKIVSDNYRFMEVPPSSAGL